The following proteins are co-located in the Chitinivorax sp. B genome:
- a CDS encoding phage holin family protein: MQEANHDKRPPGPLKALTGSILGLLHTHLELFSLELEEERERLLRALVLGVVGAGALLLFLTTLTIGILVLVRPEWRGMAALALTLFHLILGAFCLNRAWRFYTLGPRPFAATLDEINKNKKFLSR, translated from the coding sequence ATGCAGGAGGCAAATCACGACAAACGTCCCCCCGGCCCACTAAAGGCGTTGACCGGCAGTATTTTAGGGTTGCTCCACACGCATCTGGAACTATTCAGCCTGGAGCTGGAGGAAGAGCGTGAGCGTTTGCTGCGAGCCTTGGTATTGGGTGTAGTGGGGGCGGGTGCCTTACTCTTGTTTCTGACCACTCTGACCATCGGTATTCTGGTGCTGGTCAGACCTGAGTGGCGTGGCATGGCGGCATTGGCGCTGACTTTGTTCCATCTGATACTTGGTGCATTCTGTCTCAATCGGGCCTGGCGGTTTTACACACTGGGCCCAAGACCGTTTGCAGCCACTCTGGACGAGATCAACAAAAACAAGAAATTCCTTTCCCGATGA
- a CDS encoding DUF2804 domain-containing protein — MSVPFEAVSLLPAAPSQVVDQGVPATGRYAGVIEQIDWTSLQGEFRRSAWWRKVHHKRWHYVAIATDTCFIGLAMVDLGWTNTAFAYLFDRCQRKVVGNFSQDGLPGLTAKVSDRPGYGALSWFKHTRGAMRFEHRGGTHYQLSLWTKSGFEIDVEINTSGSAPPLLAIGPIGEGGCAHATQKSSALKVTGTARAGGQSFILDHGVASIDYSNGLLARETQWRWASAHSPDLGFNVQQGYFGTHENVLWLDGQLIPLGRAEFDFDPRYPMLPWQVRTDDGLLDLVFEPEGARQESKNLLIAASYYIQPIGTFNGIVKAHADAPGLQVNQLVGVTEDHLSRW, encoded by the coding sequence ATGTCTGTGCCATTTGAAGCTGTCTCATTGTTGCCTGCTGCCCCCAGCCAGGTTGTTGACCAAGGGGTGCCAGCCACAGGTCGTTATGCCGGAGTAATTGAGCAAATCGATTGGACCTCACTGCAAGGCGAGTTTCGTCGATCAGCTTGGTGGCGAAAGGTACATCACAAACGTTGGCACTATGTGGCGATTGCCACTGATACCTGCTTCATCGGTTTGGCAATGGTGGATTTAGGGTGGACGAATACCGCCTTTGCATATCTGTTTGATCGCTGTCAGCGCAAAGTAGTTGGCAACTTCTCGCAAGATGGATTGCCAGGTTTGACAGCCAAGGTAAGTGATCGTCCGGGATATGGCGCACTGAGCTGGTTCAAACATACCCGTGGTGCCATGCGTTTTGAGCACCGTGGTGGTACGCATTACCAGCTAAGTCTATGGACCAAAAGTGGGTTCGAGATTGATGTGGAAATCAATACCAGTGGCAGTGCTCCACCGCTGTTGGCGATAGGGCCGATTGGTGAAGGAGGCTGTGCTCATGCAACACAAAAGTCTAGTGCATTAAAGGTAACCGGTACGGCAAGGGCAGGTGGACAAAGCTTTATACTTGATCATGGGGTTGCCAGTATTGACTATTCAAATGGCTTGCTGGCACGGGAAACTCAATGGCGCTGGGCATCTGCACATTCACCTGACCTTGGCTTCAATGTGCAGCAGGGCTACTTTGGCACGCATGAAAATGTCTTGTGGTTGGACGGTCAATTGATCCCGCTGGGGCGTGCTGAGTTTGATTTTGACCCGCGTTATCCGATGCTGCCATGGCAGGTGCGAACGGATGATGGTTTGCTGGATTTGGTTTTTGAGCCTGAAGGGGCTCGCCAGGAAAGTAAGAATCTGTTGATTGCGGCCAGCTATTATATTCAGCCAATTGGCACGTTCAATGGTATCGTCAAAGCCCATGCCGACGCACCGGGGCTCCAGGTCAATCAGTTGGTGGGCGTGACAGAAGACCATCTGTCACGCTGGTAA
- a CDS encoding HlyD family efflux transporter periplasmic adaptor subunit produces MRNCLAWILMSVGLVGCGEPTVQTWQGYVEGEYLYLSSPVSGYLQGLNTSRGGRVQSGQVLFSIAAELETAGLQEAQAREQAARAKVDNLRAPRRASEVAAVAAQLKAAEAALKLSESQLKQQQALAVDGFVSSARLDEARTIRNRDAAQVASMREQLTSARITIGRQAEVRSADAEAAAAGALVAQRRWQVDKKAVLAPTVGEVVETYYRIGEWVPAGQPVASILPDDHRKIRFYVPETQLAQLRLGQGITAHCDGCKTPIQAKITFIAAQPEYTPPLIYSRENRAKLVFRAEAQPARELARQLRPGLPLDIRAQEP; encoded by the coding sequence ATGCGTAATTGCCTTGCTTGGATACTGATGTCAGTGGGGCTGGTAGGTTGTGGTGAGCCGACGGTGCAAACCTGGCAGGGCTATGTCGAAGGCGAATATCTATACCTGTCTTCCCCGGTCAGTGGCTACCTTCAGGGGCTGAATACCTCACGTGGTGGCCGGGTTCAATCTGGACAGGTCTTGTTCAGCATTGCTGCCGAGCTGGAAACAGCTGGCCTGCAAGAAGCGCAGGCGCGTGAGCAGGCTGCACGGGCCAAGGTGGATAACCTTAGAGCGCCACGCAGAGCGTCGGAGGTTGCTGCAGTGGCTGCGCAATTGAAAGCCGCAGAAGCGGCGTTGAAGTTATCGGAAAGCCAATTGAAGCAGCAGCAGGCGTTGGCTGTAGATGGATTTGTGTCTTCTGCACGGCTGGATGAGGCTCGTACCATACGGAATCGGGATGCAGCCCAGGTCGCATCAATGAGAGAGCAACTGACCAGTGCCCGCATCACGATTGGCCGTCAGGCCGAAGTCCGTAGCGCCGATGCGGAGGCGGCGGCGGCAGGTGCCTTGGTGGCACAACGACGCTGGCAGGTTGATAAGAAGGCGGTGCTTGCCCCAACGGTTGGTGAGGTTGTGGAAACCTATTACCGTATAGGGGAATGGGTACCGGCTGGCCAACCCGTTGCAAGCATATTGCCGGATGATCACCGTAAAATCCGTTTCTACGTGCCGGAAACACAGCTGGCGCAACTTCGGCTTGGTCAAGGCATTACGGCGCACTGTGACGGATGTAAGACGCCCATTCAAGCCAAGATCACCTTTATCGCTGCACAGCCCGAATACACCCCACCTTTGATCTATAGCCGTGAGAACCGCGCCAAGCTGGTGTTTCGCGCAGAGGCACAACCTGCTCGTGAACTGGCTCGCCAATTACGGCCCGGTTTACCATTGGACATTCGTGCTCAGGAGCCCTGA
- a CDS encoding nucleoside-diphosphate sugar epimerase/dehydratase — protein sequence MPKLIPSRIAQKLVKLPRVLKQTLLLVTDTVLLFFASWLAYSLRFGYFFEPNPAQLGLMLGAPFLAIPVFLRLGLYRSVIRYLGEQAFWSVIKSMGLATLLWAGLAFMTQQTGMAGVPRSVLILYWLIGMVLIGGSRFAARWLLWLPVRSQFAGRQVFIYGAGDAGRQLAASLRKGRDLFPAGFFDDDITLHGKDVDGLRVYNPKQIGTLIKRFDVHDVIVTLPSASSARRRDVVSLLERYPLRVRILPAMTDIASGRHLVNMVREVDIGDLLGRDPIAADPALLGRCISGKAVMVTGAGGSIGSELCRQIAAVGPARLVLLEASEHALYQIDRALRAVADCDIVPCLGSARDVGLVQRLIAENRIQTIYHAAAHKHVPLVEANVQEGANNNVLGTLTVAQAAYEAGVETFVLISTDKAVRPTNVMGATKRWAELVIQDYAQRAKAASRNQRFCAVRFGNVLGSSGSVIPLFKEQIAQGGPVTLTHEEVTRYFMSIHEAVELVIQASSLATGGEIFLLDMGEPVKIMDLARNMIRLAGHAVRDDENPNGDIDIVVTGLRPGEKLYEELLIASSNAQATGRPKIMKANEPCLSGELLTDLIHQLKIAMDNQDEASMRALLMRVALEDSVVAIDAINM from the coding sequence ATGCCTAAATTGATTCCATCACGTATCGCCCAAAAGTTGGTAAAGCTGCCGCGTGTACTCAAGCAAACTCTGCTGCTGGTAACAGATACCGTACTTTTGTTTTTCGCTTCATGGTTAGCTTACTCATTACGTTTTGGTTATTTTTTCGAGCCGAATCCAGCTCAGCTTGGTCTAATGCTTGGTGCTCCATTTCTTGCCATTCCAGTTTTTCTTCGGCTGGGACTCTATCGGTCCGTCATTCGATACCTTGGGGAACAGGCATTCTGGTCCGTCATTAAAAGTATGGGACTGGCCACCTTACTCTGGGCTGGCCTCGCATTCATGACACAGCAAACGGGAATGGCTGGTGTACCACGGTCCGTGCTTATCCTATATTGGCTGATTGGCATGGTTTTGATCGGTGGTTCGCGTTTTGCTGCACGTTGGCTACTTTGGCTTCCGGTTCGAAGCCAGTTTGCCGGTCGCCAAGTATTCATTTACGGTGCAGGCGACGCTGGCCGCCAATTGGCAGCGTCATTGCGAAAAGGTCGGGATTTGTTTCCAGCTGGTTTTTTCGATGATGATATTACGCTGCATGGTAAGGATGTCGATGGCCTTCGCGTCTACAATCCGAAGCAAATCGGGACGTTGATCAAGCGTTTCGATGTTCACGATGTAATCGTTACTTTACCATCGGCATCCAGTGCCCGACGACGTGATGTCGTCAGCTTGCTGGAACGTTATCCGCTGCGAGTTCGTATCCTTCCGGCGATGACTGATATTGCCAGTGGGCGCCACTTGGTAAATATGGTTCGAGAAGTAGACATTGGCGACTTGCTTGGACGGGATCCGATTGCTGCAGATCCGGCCTTGTTAGGGCGTTGTATCAGTGGCAAAGCTGTAATGGTGACTGGTGCCGGGGGATCGATTGGGTCGGAATTATGCAGGCAAATTGCAGCGGTAGGCCCTGCCCGCTTAGTACTGTTGGAAGCCAGTGAACATGCGTTATACCAAATTGACCGCGCATTGCGTGCGGTAGCCGATTGCGACATTGTTCCCTGCCTGGGCTCAGCAAGAGATGTAGGGTTAGTGCAACGCCTGATAGCGGAAAACCGTATTCAGACCATCTATCATGCAGCAGCACATAAGCACGTGCCCCTGGTTGAAGCGAACGTACAAGAAGGAGCCAATAACAATGTGTTGGGCACCCTCACCGTTGCGCAGGCAGCCTATGAAGCTGGGGTTGAGACATTCGTACTGATTTCCACAGACAAGGCCGTTCGTCCTACCAATGTCATGGGCGCCACCAAGCGCTGGGCAGAACTGGTTATTCAGGACTACGCGCAACGAGCCAAAGCTGCCAGCAGAAATCAGCGTTTCTGCGCTGTCCGCTTCGGAAACGTACTGGGTTCATCAGGGTCAGTGATTCCTTTGTTCAAAGAACAGATTGCACAAGGTGGCCCTGTCACCCTTACACATGAAGAAGTGACCCGCTATTTCATGTCCATTCACGAAGCAGTCGAGCTGGTAATTCAGGCCAGTAGCTTGGCAACAGGTGGAGAAATTTTTCTGTTGGACATGGGCGAGCCGGTCAAGATCATGGATCTGGCCCGGAACATGATCCGACTTGCAGGTCATGCAGTTCGAGATGATGAGAATCCAAATGGTGATATTGATATAGTGGTAACCGGATTACGGCCTGGTGAAAAACTGTATGAAGAACTTTTGATTGCCAGCAGCAATGCCCAGGCGACTGGGCGACCCAAGATCATGAAGGCGAATGAACCTTGTCTATCCGGCGAATTACTCACCGATTTGATCCATCAGCTGAAAATTGCCATGGACAATCAGGATGAGGCCAGCATGCGTGCCTTGCTGATGCGGGTTGCGCTTGAAGATTCCGTTGTTGCAATCGATGCCATCAACATGTAG
- a CDS encoding YqaE/Pmp3 family membrane protein has protein sequence MRLLLALILPWLQFFTIGRPIAGVVCLILQITLIGWLPAAIWSVYALSQYKTDKKIEEALSNVRH, from the coding sequence ATGCGACTGTTGCTCGCCCTGATTCTGCCCTGGCTGCAATTCTTTACTATTGGCCGTCCGATCGCGGGCGTGGTCTGCCTGATTCTGCAGATTACGTTGATCGGCTGGTTACCTGCTGCCATTTGGTCAGTTTATGCGTTAAGTCAGTACAAAACTGATAAAAAAATTGAGGAAGCATTATCCAACGTACGGCATTGA
- a CDS encoding glutamate-5-semialdehyde dehydrogenase has protein sequence MDIKQYMQQVGEAARAAAREVARANTNVKNQALLAIADALERDAGKLVAANEQDVARARENGLEPAMLDRLTLNAKTVASMAEGLRQVAALPDPVGEVSEMSYRPSGIQLGKMRVPLGVIGIIYEARPNVTADAAALCLKAGNAAILRGGSEAIESNQAIAACVREGLAVAGLPQAAVQVIETTDRAAVGELITMRQYVDVIVPRGGKGLIERISNDARVPVIKHLDGICHVYIDDKADLDKAVRIADNAKTHRYGTCNTMETLLVAEIIAAEVMSQLGRIYADKNVEMRCCPKTRNLMQQLGFGWLKAATEEDWHTEYLAPILSIRLVAGLDEAIDHINSYGSQHTDSIITEDYGRARRFLREVDSASVIVNASTRFADGFEYGLGAEIGISTDKIHARGPVGLHGLTSQKWIVLGDGQIRS, from the coding sequence ATGGATATCAAACAATACATGCAGCAAGTCGGGGAAGCGGCCCGTGCCGCAGCCCGTGAGGTTGCCCGTGCCAATACCAACGTCAAGAACCAGGCTTTGCTGGCCATCGCTGATGCGCTGGAACGTGATGCCGGTAAGTTGGTTGCCGCCAACGAGCAAGATGTGGCTCGTGCCCGTGAGAATGGCCTGGAGCCTGCCATGCTGGATCGACTGACCTTGAATGCCAAAACGGTGGCCAGCATGGCTGAGGGCTTGCGGCAAGTGGCCGCGCTACCAGATCCAGTTGGGGAGGTGAGTGAGATGAGCTATCGCCCAAGCGGCATTCAACTGGGCAAAATGCGCGTTCCACTGGGTGTGATCGGTATCATTTACGAAGCACGCCCCAATGTCACGGCCGATGCGGCCGCGTTATGCCTGAAAGCGGGGAACGCTGCCATTTTGCGTGGTGGGTCTGAGGCGATCGAATCCAATCAGGCGATTGCTGCGTGCGTACGTGAAGGGTTGGCAGTTGCCGGGTTGCCACAAGCGGCAGTGCAGGTGATTGAAACGACAGACCGCGCGGCAGTAGGCGAGTTGATCACCATGCGGCAGTATGTGGATGTGATTGTGCCACGTGGGGGCAAGGGCCTGATCGAGCGTATCTCGAATGATGCCCGTGTGCCGGTGATCAAGCATCTGGATGGTATATGCCATGTTTACATCGACGATAAGGCTGATCTGGATAAGGCTGTGCGTATTGCAGACAATGCCAAGACGCATCGTTATGGCACCTGTAACACCATGGAGACATTATTGGTCGCCGAAATCATTGCAGCAGAGGTCATGTCGCAGCTGGGCCGTATCTATGCGGACAAAAATGTGGAAATGCGCTGTTGTCCCAAGACTCGTAACCTGATGCAGCAACTGGGTTTTGGTTGGCTCAAGGCGGCGACAGAAGAGGACTGGCATACTGAATACCTGGCACCGATCCTGTCGATTCGGCTGGTTGCAGGGTTGGACGAAGCGATTGACCACATCAACAGCTACGGTTCGCAGCATACGGATAGCATCATCACGGAAGACTATGGTCGTGCCCGTCGTTTTCTGCGTGAGGTGGATTCGGCATCGGTCATTGTCAATGCGTCCACTCGCTTTGCCGATGGCTTTGAGTATGGTTTGGGGGCAGAGATTGGTATCTCCACTGATAAAATCCACGCTCGCGGTCCGGTGGGGCTGCATGGGTTGACCAGTCAGAAATGGATTGTGCTGGGAGATGGGCAGATACGTAGTTGA
- a CDS encoding ABC transporter ATP-binding protein has product MALTIDVQGLNKHFGDKHVVRDLSLQVAEGEIFGFLGPNGSGKTTSIRMLCGLLTPDRGQGVCLGYDVLRQSAEIKRHVGYMTQRFSLWEDLTIAENLDFVARMFGMPDRRMAVDQALSELGLGGRRNQLAGTLSGGWKQRLSLAACLLHRPKLLLLDEPTAGVDPKARRDFWEEIHRLSTSGITILVSTHYMDEAERCHRLAYLAYGSLLASGTAAEVVASQHLVTWAVTGAHENGLSAALAALPGVEQVATFGLVQHVSGQDEELLGQYLTAFGQDHGLTITRVAPSLEDAFIHLMRDTRDQFQG; this is encoded by the coding sequence ATGGCGCTCACTATTGATGTGCAGGGCTTAAACAAGCATTTTGGCGACAAACATGTGGTACGCGATCTGTCGCTGCAAGTGGCTGAAGGGGAGATCTTTGGGTTCCTGGGCCCCAATGGTAGTGGCAAGACGACCTCCATTCGCATGCTATGTGGTTTGTTGACGCCTGACAGAGGTCAAGGTGTGTGCCTGGGATACGACGTGCTCAGGCAAAGTGCGGAAATCAAACGCCATGTCGGATACATGACACAAAGGTTTTCGCTATGGGAGGACCTCACCATTGCAGAAAACCTGGATTTTGTGGCGCGAATGTTTGGCATGCCGGATCGGCGCATGGCAGTTGATCAAGCTTTGAGTGAGCTGGGTTTGGGCGGGCGTCGCAATCAACTGGCGGGCACCTTGTCCGGTGGCTGGAAACAGCGCTTGTCGCTGGCAGCCTGTTTGTTACATCGGCCCAAATTGCTGTTGCTGGATGAGCCAACCGCTGGCGTGGACCCAAAAGCACGCCGCGACTTCTGGGAAGAGATTCATCGCCTTTCCACCAGTGGCATCACCATTCTGGTATCTACTCACTATATGGATGAAGCGGAGCGATGTCATCGATTGGCTTATCTGGCGTATGGCAGCCTGCTGGCATCGGGCACCGCGGCTGAGGTCGTTGCGTCACAGCACTTGGTGACCTGGGCGGTGACTGGGGCACATGAAAACGGGTTGTCCGCTGCCTTGGCTGCCTTGCCAGGAGTGGAGCAAGTGGCAACATTCGGCTTGGTTCAGCATGTCAGCGGGCAAGATGAGGAATTGCTTGGTCAGTACTTGACAGCATTTGGCCAGGACCATGGCTTGACGATTACGCGAGTGGCCCCGTCGCTGGAAGATGCTTTCATTCATCTCATGCGTGATACACGCGATCAATTCCAGGGGTAG
- a CDS encoding DUF883 family protein, translated as MATDTRLDNDALIDDLRDVLSDTEAMLKEVESDTSEQAAALREKVLANLRSAKTKLLETERLVAAKTKAAAKATDEYVHDHPWQAVGVAAGVGFLLGLLVARR; from the coding sequence ATGGCAACTGATACCCGGCTGGATAACGACGCGCTGATTGATGACTTGCGCGATGTATTGTCCGACACCGAAGCGATGTTGAAAGAGGTTGAATCCGATACCAGTGAACAAGCTGCGGCATTGCGTGAAAAAGTGCTGGCCAATTTGCGCAGCGCCAAAACCAAGTTACTGGAAACAGAGCGGCTGGTTGCTGCAAAAACAAAGGCTGCAGCTAAAGCCACGGATGAGTATGTACATGATCACCCATGGCAGGCTGTGGGCGTTGCCGCAGGGGTGGGATTCCTGCTTGGCTTGCTGGTCGCACGACGTTGA
- a CDS encoding ATP-binding protein produces the protein MRLLPYSYTRGANQHYPAAFWRSLLFFNVYRMVVASILMIAALSFQLKGDPDLELQPISLIPIVSGYWLFSLTSFGTIRARWPVFNLQLSLQVSVDIVIMVTLMHLNGGIRSGLGLLLMPYLAAAGLISRGKMTLFHASIACIGVLLEQSLRLLGRDNGATDFSQPVLLSIGYFATAWLGYRLAQYATESEKVALQRGIDLANLAQINQLVIQDMPDGVIVIDEKGIIRSRNQQADRLLGPPPFRERLTLGDYLPELALAANSWQEGHTQGDLVLKTGVGKQIHPRFVPIAANRAAGAVIFLEDVHRQQALAQQMKLAALGRLTANIAHEIRNPLSSIGHAADLLAEDKSDPLTQKLTRIIRDNTRRLDGMVQDILQLNRRDRAQPEQIKIATFLTTFIEELTQAEHMPSGSINMQAASDLVVGFDRNHLHQILWNLTRNAWRYCRQETGSIQIIAKHDGHQAWIDVCDDGPGVKPDHRTQLFEPFFTTDDSHGSGLGLYIAREVAAANHAMLDYVDSSHGATFRLTCRIWQ, from the coding sequence ATGCGACTGTTGCCCTATTCCTATACACGCGGTGCCAACCAGCATTACCCCGCTGCATTCTGGCGTTCCCTGTTGTTTTTCAATGTCTACCGCATGGTGGTCGCCAGCATTCTGATGATTGCCGCACTATCCTTTCAATTGAAGGGCGATCCGGATCTGGAATTGCAACCCATTTCGCTGATTCCCATTGTGTCCGGCTACTGGTTGTTCAGCCTGACCTCTTTTGGCACCATTCGTGCACGATGGCCGGTCTTCAATCTTCAGCTATCGCTACAAGTGTCGGTGGATATTGTGATCATGGTCACGTTGATGCATTTGAATGGTGGCATACGTAGCGGGTTGGGCTTGTTGCTGATGCCGTATCTTGCTGCGGCCGGGTTGATCAGCCGTGGCAAGATGACCCTGTTTCATGCATCAATTGCGTGCATCGGGGTATTGCTGGAACAGTCGCTCAGGCTACTGGGCCGTGACAACGGCGCCACCGACTTCAGTCAGCCTGTATTGTTGAGCATCGGTTACTTTGCCACGGCCTGGCTAGGTTATCGCTTGGCTCAATATGCAACGGAAAGTGAAAAGGTCGCACTGCAGCGTGGCATTGATTTGGCTAATCTGGCACAAATCAATCAACTGGTGATTCAGGACATGCCTGATGGTGTGATTGTCATCGATGAGAAAGGCATCATCCGCAGCCGAAATCAGCAAGCTGATCGCTTGCTGGGGCCACCGCCTTTTCGGGAGCGACTGACCTTGGGCGATTACCTGCCTGAGCTTGCCCTGGCCGCTAACAGCTGGCAGGAGGGCCACACTCAGGGAGATTTGGTACTGAAGACCGGTGTCGGTAAGCAGATTCACCCGCGTTTCGTACCGATTGCCGCAAATCGTGCCGCGGGAGCTGTCATCTTTCTGGAAGATGTCCATCGCCAGCAAGCGCTGGCACAGCAAATGAAGCTTGCGGCACTCGGCCGCCTGACAGCCAACATCGCACATGAAATCCGAAACCCGCTTTCATCAATTGGCCACGCTGCCGATCTGTTGGCTGAGGACAAAAGCGATCCACTGACACAAAAGCTGACCCGTATCATCCGTGACAATACGCGCCGGCTGGACGGCATGGTACAGGATATCCTGCAACTAAATCGGCGTGATCGCGCCCAACCGGAACAAATCAAAATCGCGACCTTTCTGACCACCTTCATAGAGGAACTGACCCAGGCCGAGCACATGCCATCAGGCAGTATCAATATGCAAGCCGCTTCAGACTTGGTGGTCGGTTTCGATCGCAATCATCTTCACCAGATTTTGTGGAACCTGACCCGAAATGCCTGGCGGTACTGCCGCCAGGAAACCGGCAGCATCCAAATTATTGCAAAACATGATGGGCACCAAGCCTGGATTGACGTATGCGATGATGGTCCAGGCGTAAAGCCAGATCATCGCACCCAGCTTTTCGAGCCTTTTTTTACCACCGACGATAGTCATGGCAGTGGGTTAGGTCTGTATATTGCCCGTGAAGTGGCGGCAGCCAACCATGCCATGCTGGATTATGTCGACTCCAGTCATGGGGCGACATTCCGTTTGACTTGCAGGATATGGCAATGA
- a CDS encoding ABC transporter permease yields MIALRHMAWHRWLGIVIKEFIQIKRDRLTFGMIVGIPMVQVLLFGFAINNDPKHLPTVVVMAEASPFARSYLAAMQNSDYFRVIDTVANEQEADHLLKRGDVQFVVTFPNGFQRALVRGERPVILVEADATDPVAANGALAVLGQLGSDVFTPDLPGYRQPVKPMIDVRVHRHYNPEGVTAYNIVPGLIGVILTMTMVLMTGLAMTRERERGTFENLLATPATPMEVMTGKIVPYILIGLTQVTLILLAARWVFNVPMLGSLLLLYGVVLLFICANLTLGITFSSVARNQLQAMQMTFFFFLPSILLSGFMFPFRGMPDWAQMIGSCLPLTHFLILVRGILLKGNDLPLLYDHIWPILVFMAVVLGVGLKTFRKTLD; encoded by the coding sequence ATGATTGCTCTTCGCCACATGGCTTGGCACCGCTGGTTGGGTATCGTGATCAAGGAATTCATCCAGATAAAACGGGATCGACTGACATTTGGCATGATTGTTGGTATCCCGATGGTGCAAGTGCTGTTGTTTGGTTTCGCCATCAACAATGATCCCAAGCATTTGCCAACAGTAGTCGTGATGGCGGAGGCCAGTCCGTTTGCCCGCTCATACCTGGCAGCCATGCAGAATAGCGACTATTTCAGGGTGATCGATACCGTGGCCAATGAACAGGAAGCGGATCACCTTCTGAAGCGGGGCGATGTACAGTTCGTGGTGACTTTTCCGAATGGCTTCCAGCGTGCATTGGTACGTGGTGAACGTCCGGTGATTCTGGTGGAGGCGGATGCTACTGACCCGGTTGCAGCCAATGGCGCGCTGGCGGTACTAGGGCAATTGGGCAGTGATGTATTTACACCAGATCTGCCGGGGTATCGGCAACCGGTCAAACCGATGATCGATGTTCGGGTTCACCGTCACTACAACCCAGAAGGTGTGACTGCCTATAACATCGTACCAGGCCTGATCGGGGTGATTCTGACCATGACCATGGTGCTGATGACTGGCTTGGCAATGACCCGTGAGCGTGAACGTGGTACTTTCGAAAACCTGTTGGCGACCCCTGCAACACCGATGGAAGTGATGACTGGGAAGATCGTGCCTTACATTCTGATCGGGTTGACCCAGGTTACCCTGATCTTGCTGGCCGCGCGTTGGGTGTTCAACGTACCTATGCTGGGAAGCTTGCTGCTGTTGTATGGTGTCGTGTTGCTGTTTATTTGCGCCAATCTGACGCTGGGCATCACGTTCAGCTCGGTTGCACGCAATCAGCTGCAGGCCATGCAGATGACGTTCTTCTTCTTTCTGCCGTCAATTTTGTTGTCCGGCTTCATGTTTCCGTTCCGGGGGATGCCGGATTGGGCGCAGATGATAGGCAGCTGTCTGCCATTGACACATTTTCTGATCCTGGTGCGCGGTATTCTGCTGAAGGGTAATGACCTGCCACTACTCTATGACCATATCTGGCCGATTCTGGTGTTTATGGCAGTGGTGCTGGGGGTGGGGCTGAAGACTTTCCGCAAGACGCTTGATTAG
- a CDS encoding TetR/AcrR family transcriptional regulator: protein MGVKESLLAAGVMLLREKGFAALTQPQVAAAAGVKQSHLTYYFPTRNDLLLAIAEHTVDTLLAEAATHLAASPKGQTLTDIIIRVMLEGVPPRVIVGLIAASDTDPAIRQSLTRLINQVRMAVPAILMAAGLRVTPDDVLMFHATLVGLAIMHQARLSDESAAEVRVGVTALIERLSVKPPSVQAKDIPHA, encoded by the coding sequence ATGGGTGTCAAAGAGTCGCTTCTCGCTGCGGGTGTCATGCTGTTGCGTGAAAAAGGCTTCGCGGCCCTGACCCAACCACAAGTCGCTGCTGCAGCTGGGGTCAAGCAAAGTCACCTCACTTATTATTTCCCGACACGTAACGACCTGTTGCTGGCCATTGCCGAGCATACCGTTGACACCTTGCTGGCAGAGGCCGCGACCCATTTGGCTGCCTCGCCCAAAGGCCAAACACTGACCGATATCATTATTCGTGTCATGCTGGAGGGCGTACCGCCCAGGGTTATTGTCGGGTTGATTGCTGCTTCCGATACTGATCCTGCCATTCGTCAATCGCTGACCCGCTTGATCAACCAAGTGAGGATGGCCGTGCCTGCGATCTTGATGGCTGCAGGATTGCGTGTCACACCTGATGATGTCTTGATGTTTCATGCCACGTTGGTGGGTCTGGCCATCATGCATCAGGCGCGATTGAGCGACGAATCGGCTGCGGAAGTTCGCGTTGGCGTGACCGCATTGATTGAGCGTCTGAGTGTCAAGCCGCCATCGGTTCAAGCAAAGGACATTCCCCATGCGTAA